The Triticum aestivum cultivar Chinese Spring chromosome 7B, IWGSC CS RefSeq v2.1, whole genome shotgun sequence genome window below encodes:
- the LOC123157350 gene encoding peptide methionine sulfoxide reductase B1, chloroplastic: MAVRCHAAATLVSSRAHLSSYLPPLLPSARPRPRTTRSGGGSYRRAAVRAMGAAPSSPSPSGQAPGKADNASLSDEELKKRLTKEQYYVTRQKGTERAFTGEYWNTKTPGIYHCICCDTPLFESSTKFDSGTGWPSYYQPVGDNVKSKLDMSIFFMPRTESLCAVCDAHLGHVFDDGPPPTGKRYCINSASLKFKPQ, translated from the exons ATGGCCGTCCGGTGTCACGCTGCTGCTACCTTGGTCTCGTCCCGAGCGCACCTGTCCTCGTACCTCCCGCCCCTCCTCCCCTCCGCGCGACCCCGACCCAGGACGAcccgcagcggcggcggcagctacaGGCGGGCCGCCGTTCGCGCCATGGGCGCCGCGCCGTCTTCGCCCTCGCCGTCCGGACAAGCCCCAG GGAAAGCGGATAACGCGTCTCTGAGTGATGAGGAGTTGAAGAAGCGCCTCACAAAAGAACAGTATTACGTCACTCGGCAGAAGGGAACTGAGAGGGCATTCACAGG GGAATACTGGAACACTAAAACCCCAGGCATCTACCATTGCATCTGCTGTGACACCCCTCTGTTTGA GTCATCAACCAAGTTTGATAGTGGTACTGGATGGCCGTCCTATTACCAGCCGGTTGGCGACAATGTGAAAAGCAAGCTTGATATGTCGATCTTCTTCATGCCTCGGACCGAGTCCCTGTGTGCCGTCTGCGACGCTCACCTGGGGCATGTTTTCGACGACGGGCCACCGCCGACTGGGAAGAGATAT